tgagaattgttctttcaaggtcagtgaagaaatatgttgggattttgatggggattacattgaatctgtagattgcttttggcatgattgccatttttactatgttgatcctacctatccaagagcatgggagatctttccattttctggtatcttctttaatttctttctttagagactcaaaattcttatggtacaggtctttcacttttttggttggtgttactccaaggtattttatgttgtttgtggcaattgtaaagactgatgcttctctgatttctttctccaccaatgtgtcatccatatatagtagggcttcagattttttggagttaatcttgtatcctgccactttgctgaaggtgtttatcagctgcaggagttacctggttgagttttttgggtcacttatgtggactatcatatcatctgcaaatagtaagagtttgacttcttcctttctgatttgtattcccttgatctccttttgttgtcttattactctagctagaacttcaaggacaatattgaagaggtatggagagagtggacagccttgtcttgtaactgatttttagaggaattgcattgagtttctctccatttaatttgatgttgactgtgggcttgctgtatattgcttttattatgttgaggtatgttcctgttatcctgatttctccaggacctttatcttgaagggatgttggatcttgtcaaaggctttttcggcatctagtgagatgatcatgtgatttttttcctcagtctctttatatggtggattacattgatggattttcgtatattgaaccatccttgcatccctgggacgaagcctacttgatcgggaaggatgatttctctgatgtgttcttggatttgatttgccaatattttattgagaatttttgcatcaatgttcatgaggcatattggtctattgttctctttcttagttgtgtctttgtgtgtcttgggtatcaaggttattgtggcctcataaaaagagtttggtaatgacccttctgcttctgttgtgtggaatactttgaggagaattggtattagctgtactttgaatttctggtagaattctacactgaagccatctggccctgggctttttttggttgggagacttctaatgattgcttcaatttcattagagattaaaggtctatttaagttgcttatctgttcttgatttaattttggaaactgaaatctgtccagaaaattgtccattttctttagattttaaaaatttgaggaatatagattttcaaagtatgacctgatgattctctggatttcctctgtgtctgttgttatgtcccccttttcattcctgattttattaatttgcatgttcactctttgttgtttggtaagtttggataaaggtttgtctatcttgttgattttctcgaagaaccaactttttgttatattgatgctttgtattgttctcctagtttccattttattgatttcagccctcaatttgattatttcctggtgtctgctcctccagggtgtattggcttttttgttttctaaagctttcatttgtgctgttaattctccgtcccaaggtctctgcccccaaggtcagccatcaggaagcagagggggggaattgagtctgctgtaccagacaccagacaccagaccttgagaatatgctgatctggaatggctctgtgtctcatttgaaccatccaatagaaatgattctgtatttcgcctcatttgaaagactctgtgtttcacctcatttgaataactctgtacttcgcctcatttgaataaccctgtatagcgcctcatttacattgaccaatgggaatagctctgtacaatgcctcattagaattatccaatagaatccctgctcctagcttgcgcctttttccctatataaggacccctttcccttggctcggggtgcttggcctcacagaagctaagtctcccgGGTACctgtatctccaataaagcctcttgcggttttgcatccaagttcgtggtctcgctgattcctgggtgcgggtctccctctatgaaagtacctctttgggggtctttcatttgggggctcatccggGATACAGACCCCCACTCAGGGACCACTGACCCACGTTTGGGAGGTAAGTGTTGTGCGGATccgctgttttgtcttgtctggTCTCGTCTTGCCTGTCTGTCTGAATCCGTCTTGTGAATTGCGCTTGCGTTTGTAGTATACAGctgtgtacatttgtatttggCGGCTCCAAGGAGGAACTGACGGGTTCGGACTCCCGACCGCGGCTCCAGGAGACGTCCTGGTAGCGTTTGAAGCCCTCGGCGTGAGGGATTTGTACTTTGAACTTGGGAAGCCCTCGGCGTGAGAGATTTGTACTTTGAACTTAGATCTATGACTGGACATTTTCCCAGTCTCTTTGGAGAAGGCCCTCGGCTTGAGGGATTTGCAATCTTTACTGGGGACGAAGGAGGGCCCCCTTCTTCGACCCCCTCTCAATTCTTACTTTCGACTCTCTGTCGAAACCGCGCTGCGAAAGTCTGTTCTGTGTTATTTGGTCTTTGTCTTGTAGCTATCATTTGTGTCCTCCTAAGTCTAGGAACTATGGGGCAAACTGTCACCACTCCTTTGTCCCTAACACTCTCGCACTGGAGAGATGTACAGGAATATGCTCATAACCAATCTGTTGATGTGCGTAAACGCAAATGGATTACTCTTTGTTCTTCAGAATGGCCGACCTTTGACGTAGGCTGGCCGCGAGATGGTACCTTTAACCCCCAGACTATATTCCAGGTAAAAGAGAAGATTATGGATCCTGGACCACACGGGCATCCCGATCAAGTGGCTTATATCGTCACTTGGGAGGCTTTGGTTCAGTACCCCCCTCCCTGGGTACATCCTTTCTTACATCCCAAgggcccctctctccttcccccctctaaCTGCTCCGACCGACCCATTCCCTCGGCCCCTACACCTCCCACTCCTTTGACACCTATTCCTCCCAACCCCCCTTCCCATTCCAACCTTTACCCTACCGCGGTGAAAGACACTAAGGCTAAAGAAAAGAAGACACCTAAGGTACTCCCCCTGGGAGAAGACCTGTTGGTTGATCTATTAACTGAGGAGCCCCCGCCATATCTGCCACCGCCGCCCCCACCAGAGGCAGAAGCGGACTCTGCCGCCTTGGCAGAGGCGGCCCTGGCTCCTGACCCTCCACCAATGGCTTATCGACTAAGAGGTCGCAGGGAGCAGCCCGTTCCAGATTCAACCACTTTGCCCCTCCGAACTGGACTGAACGGCCAACCTCAGTATTGGCCATTCTCAGCATCGGACCTCTATaactggaaaaataataatccttcTTTTTCTGCAGACCCCGTGAGGCTGACATCTCTCATAGAGTCGGTCCTCACGACTCACCAACCCACCTGGGATGATTGTCAGCAGCTGTTGCAGGTCCTCTTAACCTCGGAGGAGAAACAGCGCGTGCTACAAGAAGCACGAAAGAATGTCCCAGGAGCCAACGGGCAGCCCACCCAGCTGCCCAATGAAATTGATGCGGCTTGCCCTCTTGAAAGACCTGAATGGGATTTTACCACTGAAGCAGGTAGGACCCATCTGCGTCTCTATCACCAGTTGCTTGTAGCGGGTCTCCGGGGGGCAGGACGCCGACCCACTAATTTGGCCCAGGTGAAGCAGATAATACAGGGTGCGGAGGAATCACCTGCCGCTTTTCTAGAAAGATTAAAAGAAGCGTACAGGATGTATACTCCCTATAATCCGGAAGATCCAGGTCAGGCCACCAACGTTTCTATGTCCTTTATTTGGCAATCAGCCCCGGACATAAGAAACAAGCTTCAAAGGCTAGAAAATTTACAGGGATATACACTCCAAGATTTGTTGAAGGAAGcagaatgtatttttaataagagggaaacacagacagaaagagaagaacgCTGGAGGAAGGAAacccaggagagagaggaaagactaagacaggaagcagaggaaaaagaGGTTGCGAGAGACCGTAAGCGGAATAAAGAAATGAGCAGGCTATTGGCCACAGTAGTGACAGgccagagacagaatagacagagggATGACAGAAGGGGGCCCCACCTGGACAGGGACCAATGTGCTTACTGCAAAGAAAAAGGACATTGGGCAAGAGAATGCCCTAAGAACCCCCGGGCCAAGCTTCCACGGCCAAGGGCTTCTGACCTCCTGAACCTAGAAGATTAGAGGAGTCAGGGCCAGGAGCCCCCCCCTGAGCCCAGGATAACACTGCAAGTCGGGGGGCATCCGGTCACCTTCCTAGTCGATACAGGGGCACAACATTCCGTTCTGAATCGGTCACCCGGACCCCTGAGTCACCGGACTGCATGGGTACAGGGAGCTACAGGCGGAAAGCAGTACCATTGGACTACAAATCGGCAGCTCCAGCTCGCGACCGGTAAGGTTATGCATTCTTTCCTCCATGTGCCAGATTGCCCCTACCCCTTACTAGGATGGGACCTATTGACCAAATTAAAAGCTCAAATACACTTTGAGAGGTCAGAAGTCAAAGTCACAGGGCCAGAGGGAATTCCCCTTACCATCTTGACAATGTCCATAGAAGATGAATATAGACTCCATGAAAAGAGGACTAACTCGAACAATCAGGAAACCCTTGACCACTGGCTTGCGGAATTTCCCCAAGCCTGggctgaaacaggaggaatgGGCCTTGCCATTAACCAGGCCCCAATTATAGTAACCTTAAAAGCTGCCATCCTTCCTGCATCCGTCAGACAGTATCCAATGCCTAAAGAAGCCCGAGAAGGAATTCGGCCACATATTAAAAGGTTACTTGAACAAGGGATTCTGGTGCCCTGTAAATCTCCTTGGAATACACCCTTGTTACCCGTTAGGAAGCCGGGAACTAATGACTACAGGCCAGTGCAGGATCTGAGAGAAGTCAATAAAAGGATAGAGGACATACACCCTACTGTCCCCAACCCTTACAATTTGTTGAGTGGATTGCCACCCAACTATACCTGGTACACAGTCTTAGATCTTAAAGAcgctttcttctgcctctgcctgcatcCCACCAGCCAGCCTATATTTGCCTTTGAATGGCAGGACGCGGCCCTTGGAATCTCTGGGAAGCTGACTTGGACTAGGCTACCTCAAGGGTTTAAGAACAGCCCTACCCTTTTTGATGAAGCTTTACATCAGGACCTGGCAGAATTCCGGGTTCGGTACCCCGCTCTAATCCTCTTACAATATGTAGATGACATTCTCCTGGCAGCCAAAACCAAAGGGGAATGCAAGGAAGGCACTCAAGCCCTCCTCCAGACTCTTGGGAGCCTAGGGTACCGGGCATCCACCAAGAAGGCCCAGATATGTCAGAAACAGGTGacctatttaggatataagataaaGGATGGACGTCGATGGCTAACGAAGCCCGTATGCGAGCCATCTTAGACATTCCCACCCCACAAAATCCCCGCCAACTGAGAGAGTTCTTGGGAACGGCAGGCTTCTGCCGCCTATGGATCCCCGGGTTTGCCGAAATGGCGGCTCCCCTCTACCCCCTCACTCGGCCAGGGGTTGCTTTTAAATGGGAAGAGCCCCAAAAGAAAGCCTTCACCGACATCAAAAAGGCTCTCCTTGAATCACCAGCCCTGGGTCTACCGGACTTAGCTAAGCCATTTGAACTCTTTATAGATGAGAAAGAGGGCTATGCTAAGGGAGTCCTCACCCAAAAACTGGGGCCTTGGAGAAGGCCCACTGCATACCTCTCCAAGAAATTGGATCCTGTGGCATCGGGATGGCCACCCTGCCTTCGAATGATTGCCGCTATAGCCCTGCTGGTAAAAGATTCTCACAAGCTAACCTTGGGGCAGCCTTTGACCATACATGCCCCTCATGCAGTTGAGGCAGTCATCAGACAGCCTCCAGATAGATGGCTTACTAATGCCCGAATGACTCATTACCAGACTATGATGTTGGACAAAGACCGGGTCCACTTCGGGCCTTTGGTGACTCTGAACCCAGCcaccctgctccctctccctggggagccCGAGGCTCATGATTGCTTACAGGTACTGGCCGAGGCCCATGGGCCGAGACCCAACCTGACTGACCAGCCTCTACCCAGCCCGGACCACATCTGGTTCACGGATGGAAGCAGCTTTTTGCATCAAGGAGAACAAAGGGCGGGCGCGGCAGTCACCACAGAGAATCAGGTCGTCTGGGCCCAGGCACTCCCCCCTGGAACTTCCTCGCAGAGGGCAGAACTCATAGCACTCACGCAGGCTCTAAAATTGGCAGAAGGTAAGAAGCTCACCGTGTATACAGACAGTCGTTATGCCTTCGCCACTGCCCATATACATGGAGAAATTTACAGACGGAGGGGGCTGCTTACCTCCGAAgggaaagacattaaaaataaggagGAAATCCTCGCTCTCTTAAGGGCCCTTCATCTGCCCGCCGCCTTAAGTATCATACATTGCCCCGGACACCAAAAAGGGGATTCTTTTGAAGCAAGGGGCAATCGAAGGGCAGACTTGGCTGCCCGAGAGGTGGCCCTGACCACAGACACCACTAACCTCCTGGCTCTAGAGCCCACCAACGACCATCCCTCCCCCTCATGGGACTATGAACAAAGAGACATCCAAACCCTAGAGAAATTGGGAGCCACCAAGGAACCAAACGGGGATTGGACTTATGAAGGAAAGACTGTCATCCCCTACCGGGTAACCAAGTACCTAGTGACATTTTTACATAAGATGACACATCTGAGCTCCAAGAAGATGCGGGAGCTCCTCGAACGAGAAGAGGAATTCAATTTCCTTTTGGGGAAGAATGATATTCTAAAACAGGTAACTGAGCAATGTGATGCGTGCGCCCGAGTCAACGCATCCAGACTGAAGCTTCCTCCCGGGAACCGGGTCAGAGGCTACTGGCCCGGAACACATTGGGAGATAGATTTCACTGAGATTAAACCAGGTAAATATGGATACAAGTATCTATTAGTTTTTGTAGACACCTTTTCAGGATGGGTTGAAGCCTTCCCTACTAAACATGAAACAGCCAAGATCGTTACTAAGAAATTGCTTGAAGAAATCTTTCCCCGTTATGGGATGCCTCAGGTACTGGGAACAGACAATGGGCCCGCCTTCGTCTCCCAGGTAAGTCAGTCAGTGGCCACCTTGTTGGGGATTgattggaaattacattgtgcttATAGACCCCAAAGTTCAGGACAGGTAGAAAGGATGAATAGAACAATCAAGGAGACTTTAACAAAATTGTCGCTTGCAACTGGCACTAGAAACTGGGTCCTCCTACTCCCCCTAGCACTCTACCGCGCTTGTAATACCCCTGGACCACATGGGCTCACACCCTATGAGATCCTGCATGGAGTACCTACCCCTATCAAGATGATCTCAGATTTTGCTAACTCCCCTTCTCTCCAAGCTCATTTACAGGCCCTCCAACTAGTACAACGGGAGGTCTGGAAACCCCTTGCTCAAGCTTATAAAGACCAGAGGGACCATCCTGCCATTCCCCATTCCTACCAGATCGGGGACACAGTCTGGGTCTGGCGTCACCAGACCAAGAACCTCGAACCCCGCTGGAAGGGACCCTACATCGTTTTGCTTACCACCCCCACCGCACTCAAAGTAGACGGCATTGCAGCTTGGATACATGCCTCTCATGTAAAACCAGCCCGACCCACCGATTCAGCCACTGCATCAGAATGGACCGTACACCGCACTCAAAATCCTTTAAAGATAAGACTCTCTCGTACACCCTCCTATTGATTGTTTGCCTGTTTACTCCCCATGTAGCAACCAGCCCCCATACCATTCATGCGTTAACTTGGCAGGTTCTTTCCCAGACAGGGGAGGTCATTTATGAGACCACCAAAAACCATGCCCTCGGTGTATGGTGGCCTACATTGACAcccgatttctgtgagttggtcGCTGGTCTAGATACCTGGGACATTTCACATTGTTACCCTAAGGCTTGCAGCAATGGCAACAGTTTGTCACGAATGCGCAGGTCACTCCAAAGTTCGAGAGAAACCACTCCTGGATGCAGCAGTCAATGGGCCAAAGACCAACTGTCGGGCAAGGACTTTTATGTCTGCCCTAGAGACGGATGGGCCTGGAAGCAGACTCAGACTTGTGGGGGTCATGGACAATTTTTCTGTGCCGCTTGGGGATGTGAAACAACAGGGGATGCTTACTGGAAGCCTTCATCCTCATGGGACAAGATTCAGGTAACCAGAGGATGGCAAAAGGGCTCCACCGGTACCACCTCTATGCCTCTCCTCATTTCCTTTACGGATAAGGGTAAGAAAGCAACAGAATGGCAGAAGGGATATGTTTGGGGCCTTCGCTGGTACCTGTCGGGACCAGACCGGGGGGCCATCTTCAAAATTCGACTCAAAATAGAAACTATCACCAAAACCATGGGCCCAAACCCAGTTCTGACAGACCAGAAACCTCCCACCAAGCCTCATGGGCTTCGGCCCCATAGGCCTCTACCCCATCTCCCACCCTCGCCAACGCCCTCATCCAAAACTACTACTCCAGTTCACATCCCCACCTCCCCATATCCAGGGACAGGGGACAGATTATTTGAACTAGTACAAGGGGCTTACTTGGCCCTCAATTTCTCAGACCCCATCAAGACTCAGGAATACTGGCTATGCCTAGTTTCCCAGCCCCCATATTATGAAGGCATAGCAGTATTGGGTAAATACTCTAACCAAACCTCAGCGCCTACCAATTGTGGAACTGCTATGCAACACAAGCTCACATTGTCTGAGGTCTCAGGAAAGGGGCTATGCATAGGCAGGGTTCCTCCCTCATATCAAGAGTTGTAACCAAACAGAGCCATTATCTCAGGACAGCCGATACCTTGTTGCCCCCTATGGAACTTATTGGGCTTGCAGTACTGGTTTGACCCCCTGTGTCTCTACTACCCTTCTCAATGCCACTattgacttttgtatattgacagAACTTTGGCCCAGAGTCACGTATCACCAACCTGAATATATTTATAGGGTACTAGAAAAGTCAACccgatatcagagggagccaatGTCCTTAACCGTGGCCCTATTATTAGGGGGAATAACTATGGGAGGTATAGCAGCTGGCATAGGGACCGGTACGGTTGCCTTACAGGAAACTAGTCATTTCAAACTTCTACAGCAAGCCATGCATACTGATATCCAGGCCCTAGAAGAGTCAGTAAGCGCACTTGAGAAATCCTTGACATCACTCTCTGAGGTAGTCCTGCAGAACAGACGAGGGTTAGATTTGTTATTTCTACAGGAAGGAGGACTATGCGCCGCCCTCAAGGAAGAATGCTGTTTTTATGCAGATCATACAGGAATAGTTAGGGACAGCATGGCCAAACTTAGGGAAAGGCTTAAACAGAGGCAACAGCTATTTGAATCTCAACAAGGATGGTTCGAAGGATGGTTCGCTAAGTCCCCCTGGTTGACTACCCTTATATCCACACTCATGGGACCTCTGATTATTCTATTTTTGATCCTCATATTTGGTCCCTGCATTCTGAACAAAATGACTCAATTCATCAGAGAACGACTATCTGTTGTACAGGCCTTAGTCTTAACTCAACAATACCACCAGCTAAAGCAAATAGATCCAGAGTATCCAGAGACCTCTGAATGAAAGATTCCATTCAGTtacaagagaaatgggggaatgaaagacccctgccccttagccctttctttctcaagtttgcctcctcctccggtcggcggcttccccgatccccaccccccgccggcctccacttcccccgctgCCCCTTAgcccgcccggcccgagaacgagcaccaggtgggccggccgagaacgagcaccaggtgggccggcacgagaacaaacaccaagtgagccggcctggagccctgcccctgagcccccgcccgatgagaaacactccgtcccaaggtctccgcccccaaggtcagccatcaggaagcggaggggggaattgagtctgctgtaccagacaccagacaccagaccttgagaatatgctgatctggaatggctctgtgtctcatttgaaccatccaatagaaatgattctgtatttcgcctcatttgaaagactctgtgtttcacctcatttgaataactgtcccgcgcgctctgtatttctcgccagcaagaaatcatacatgggacacttggatccttctgcagacaagctttaatgcatcttgagagtgaaagagcataagcttcccagagcggagaccccgagccaagaatcccgtcccctaataaaggctggcaaccgccgcctcggacgtgtcaccccatgattggctgcagctcatccggccatatgacgccacggaataggcagagatcaaggaatggaaaattacccagcgcctgcgcaataatcttgtttacattcggtgcctgccggatgcaggcgccatcttgtaatggagaatgcagggacggctccctacatctcccccttttttattaattaatgataaggctttatatttttacaagcaaataggtcacccatatgttgagggatagaggcagaggttgtaccttcccaatcaaacattaagactgtgtacaagagtcgccatcaggctgttagcttgacccgaagcgctctcgacctgtcctctgccgtttttctgggaaagggagactagggcaggcaacccttatgcaggacaacatgcctcccagagaagcctgcatattgggcaactctctgtgcgatgccttgctcgacatccctcatgggctgctcaagccaggcactctaccctgtgcaatgagcctaggctccgggtgtgcaagagctgtctggccagcggcctattgcttaagcatagttagccaaatatcagtggaagccccttgttccaaagctacaagcgcttgggcgataaccaccttgtctctcttagtttgagccctgagcctacagaccagccagagaagcaacatCAATCCGCAGCAAACGGCTGCACCAAACAATCCCACCTccacccattccttaaaataggagacagctGAAGCAATCCATGATGACAGTCCCTCCGTCAAggacaggagttaatctggataatagcggctctcaactcccggggagagggtggagttccgACTTTTGAGGGTCCAAAGGGGCTCTTCGGGTGAGTCTTTccgggatccacaggggattttcttcatcctgtggaaaaacacatatcgctcccctggatcttatgagaataggatccgggcctctccaaagaccagttaag
The Cricetulus griseus strain 17A/GY chromosome 1 unlocalized genomic scaffold, alternate assembly CriGri-PICRH-1.0 chr1_1, whole genome shotgun sequence genome window above contains:
- the LOC113832329 gene encoding uncharacterized protein LOC113832329, whose protein sequence is MANEARMRAILDIPTPQNPRQLREFLGTAGFCRLWIPGFAEMAAPLYPLTRPGVAFKWEEPQKKAFTDIKKALLESPALGLPDLAKPFELFIDEKEGYAKGVLTQKLGPWRRPTAYLSKKLDPVASGWPPCLRMIAAIALLVKDSHKLTLGQPLTIHAPHAVEAVIRQPPDRWLTNARMTHYQTMMLDKDRVHFGPLVTLNPATLLPLPGEPEAHDCLQVLAEAHGPRPNLTDQPLPSPDHIWFTDGSSFLHQGEQRAGAAVTTENQVVWAQALPPGTSSQRAELIALTQALKLAEGKKLTVYTDSRYAFATAHIHGEIYRRRGLLTSEGKDIKNKEEILALLRALHLPAALSIIHCPGHQKGDSFEARGNRRADLAAREVALTTDTTNLLALEPTNDHPSPSWDYEQRDIQTLEKLGATKEPNGDWTYEGKTVIPYRVTKYLVTFLHKMTHLSSKKMRELLEREEEFNFLLGKNDILKQVTEQCDACARVNASRLKLPPGNRVRGYWPGTHWEIDFTEIKPAHLQALQLVQREVWKPLAQAYKDQRDHPAIPHSYQIGDTVWVWRHQTKNLEPRWKGPYIVLLTTPTALKVDGIAAWIHASHVKPARPTDSATASEWTVHRTQNPLKIRLSRTPSY